A DNA window from Deltaproteobacteria bacterium contains the following coding sequences:
- the rplS gene encoding 50S ribosomal protein L19 has product MNVIDQIEQEHTREMPALKPGQRVRVHVRIIEGEKERIQVFEGVVIAISGSGNRETFVVRKTSYGVGVERIFPLHSPRIDKVEVVTQGRVRRAKLYYLRNLSGKRARLEEDRRPRVSR; this is encoded by the coding sequence ATGAACGTCATTGACCAGATCGAACAGGAGCACACGCGGGAAATGCCGGCGCTCAAGCCCGGGCAACGCGTGCGCGTGCACGTGCGCATCATCGAAGGCGAGAAGGAGCGCATCCAGGTCTTCGAGGGCGTGGTCATCGCCATCTCCGGGAGCGGCAACCGCGAGACCTTCGTCGTGCGCAAGACCTCCTACGGGGTCGGCGTCGAACGCATCTTTCCGCTCCACTCGCCGCGCATCGACAAGGTCGAAGTGGTCACCCAGGGCCGGGTGCGCCGGGCCAAGCTGTACTACCTGCGGAACCTCTCGGGCAAACGCGCCCGTCTGGAGGAAGACCGCCGGCCGCGGGTGTCGCGCTGA
- the trmD gene encoding tRNA (guanosine(37)-N1)-methyltransferase TrmD yields MHFSVITLFPDIFESPLAHSILKRAREKDLVSIDLVDLRQYARDRHRVTDDYPYGGGQGMVLKPEPVIEAIEDCRSRLTKPRVVLLSPRGRVFDQAAAARLLEDREVILVCGRYEGFDERVAAYADDMVSVGDYTLSGGEIPALAVIDAVTRLVPGVLGNENSARDDSFVEGLLEYPQYTRPAEYRGMKVPEVLLSGDHEKIRRWRRRTSMETTARARPDLLAKAPTAAGIPLADVYVALLHHPVSDRRGDTVTSSITNLDIHDIARTCRTYGVKGFYVVNPVKTLQLLATRIIDHWERGYGSAYNSTRREALSLARVCHTLDDAVAQVRAECGTAPRLVATSARTVAGRERTTFGKMREMLIMDDVPCMILLGTGWGLADAVFARSDLILEPVAGRDDYNHLSVRAASAIMLDRILGHTG; encoded by the coding sequence ATGCACTTCTCGGTCATCACGCTCTTTCCCGACATCTTCGAGTCGCCCCTGGCGCACAGCATCCTGAAGCGCGCCCGGGAAAAGGATCTCGTGTCCATCGACCTGGTGGACCTGCGCCAATACGCACGGGACCGGCACCGCGTCACCGACGACTACCCCTACGGCGGCGGCCAGGGCATGGTGCTCAAGCCGGAGCCCGTCATCGAAGCCATCGAGGACTGCCGAAGCCGGCTGACGAAGCCTCGGGTGGTGCTGCTTTCCCCGCGCGGACGCGTCTTCGACCAGGCCGCCGCCGCGCGACTCCTGGAGGACCGGGAAGTGATCCTGGTCTGCGGCCGCTACGAGGGGTTCGACGAACGGGTGGCAGCCTACGCCGACGACATGGTGTCCGTCGGCGACTACACCTTGAGCGGCGGCGAGATCCCCGCCCTGGCCGTCATCGACGCGGTGACGCGGCTGGTGCCGGGAGTGCTGGGGAACGAGAATTCCGCGCGCGACGACTCCTTTGTCGAGGGCCTTCTGGAGTATCCGCAGTACACCCGCCCCGCGGAGTACCGGGGCATGAAGGTGCCGGAGGTGCTGCTGTCCGGCGACCATGAGAAGATCCGGCGCTGGCGCCGCCGGACGAGCATGGAGACCACCGCGCGGGCACGGCCGGACCTGCTGGCGAAGGCCCCGACGGCGGCCGGGATTCCCTTGGCGGACGTTTACGTGGCACTGCTGCACCACCCGGTGTCCGACCGCCGCGGCGACACGGTGACCTCGTCCATCACCAATCTGGACATCCACGACATCGCCCGTACCTGCCGCACCTACGGCGTGAAGGGCTTCTACGTGGTGAACCCGGTGAAGACGCTCCAGTTGCTGGCGACCCGGATCATCGATCATTGGGAGCGCGGCTACGGCAGCGCCTACAACAGCACGCGCAGGGAAGCACTCTCCCTGGCGCGGGTGTGCCACACCCTGGACGACGCGGTGGCGCAAGTGCGGGCGGAATGCGGCACTGCTCCCCGGCTGGTGGCGACCTCCGCGCGTACCGTCGCCGGAAGGGAACGCACAACTTTTGGAAAGATGCGGGAAATGCTAATAATGGACGATGTCCCTTGCATGATCCTGCTGGGAACGGGCTGGGGGCTGGCGGATGCCGTCTTTGCCCGTTCGGACCTGATTCTCGAACCTGTCGCGGGCCGGGACGACTACAATCATCTTTCCGTACGAGCCGCCTCCGCCATCATGCTGGATCGTATACTGGGACATACTGGCTGA
- the rimM gene encoding ribosome maturation factor RimM (Essential for efficient processing of 16S rRNA): protein MSIQQIALGDIAGTHGVAGWVRVRLFNPEGRTLYSSAQVELTRGESRLTVDLEQAKPHRGFALVKLRGIDDMDAARNMVGYRLSVPAERLAPLGSSEYYYAEVVGFEVRDAGGGRVGTVTRIWAKQGGDLLVVAGAEREHLVPAIPEVVRHIDVVEGTITIDPPDGLLDL, encoded by the coding sequence TTGTCCATTCAGCAGATCGCCCTGGGCGACATCGCGGGCACGCACGGCGTGGCCGGCTGGGTGCGCGTGCGGCTGTTCAACCCGGAGGGCCGTACGCTCTATTCGAGCGCCCAGGTGGAGTTGACGCGGGGGGAGAGCCGGCTCACCGTTGACCTGGAGCAGGCCAAACCCCACCGAGGGTTCGCGCTCGTCAAGCTTCGGGGCATCGACGACATGGACGCGGCGCGAAACATGGTGGGGTACAGGCTGTCGGTGCCCGCCGAGCGGCTCGCGCCGCTCGGCTCGTCAGAGTACTACTATGCGGAAGTGGTGGGTTTCGAGGTGCGGGACGCCGGCGGCGGACGCGTCGGCACGGTGACCCGGATATGGGCGAAGCAGGGCGGCGACCTGCTGGTGGTGGCCGGCGCCGAGCGGGAACACTTGGTCCCCGCGATCCCGGAGGTAGTCCGGCACATCGACGTCGTCGAAGGGACCATCACCATCGACCCGCCCGACGGACTCCTGGACCTCTGA
- a CDS encoding KH domain-containing protein: MKELVQYLAESIVNRPDAVEVTETQEDDASVLELKVAQEDLGRVIGKQGRTAKSLRTILNAAAARTHRKVVLEIVDEQ; encoded by the coding sequence TTGAAGGAACTGGTACAGTACCTGGCGGAATCCATCGTGAACCGCCCCGACGCCGTGGAAGTCACGGAGACGCAGGAAGACGACGCCTCCGTGCTGGAGCTCAAGGTCGCCCAGGAAGACTTGGGGCGGGTCATCGGTAAGCAGGGCCGCACCGCCAAGTCCCTGCGCACGATACTGAACGCCGCGGCCGCGCGGACCCACCGGAAGGTCGTCCTCGAGATCGTCGACGAGCAGTAG
- the rpsP gene encoding 30S ribosomal protein S16 — protein sequence MSVKIRLSRHGAKKRPYYRIVVADARDPRDGRFIEQLGTYDPRTPAATLKLDQAKVSDWIQKGAQPTQTVRNLIRRAAKEAGAVAESAETGATPAAATASAAVTEAAESQAVTEAAEGVTESPAVTESATAEPPAAETPAAETSAESPAEAEAPTPAETPAPAETPAAAEDATPAESPTEAETGEAPKE from the coding sequence ATGAGCGTAAAGATCAGACTGAGCCGGCACGGCGCCAAGAAGCGGCCGTATTACCGCATCGTGGTGGCGGACGCGCGCGACCCGCGCGACGGAAGATTTATCGAGCAGTTGGGCACCTACGATCCGCGGACCCCCGCGGCCACCCTGAAACTGGATCAGGCCAAGGTCAGCGACTGGATTCAGAAGGGAGCGCAGCCGACCCAGACGGTGCGCAACCTCATCAGGCGGGCCGCCAAGGAAGCAGGAGCGGTCGCGGAGAGTGCCGAGACCGGCGCGACGCCCGCGGCGGCGACGGCAAGCGCGGCGGTGACGGAGGCGGCGGAGAGCCAGGCCGTGACAGAGGCGGCGGAGGGGGTGACGGAGAGCCCCGCGGTGACGGAGAGCGCGACGGCGGAGCCCCCCGCGGCGGAGACCCCCGCGGCGGAGACCTCCGCGGAGAGTCCGGCCGAAGCGGAAGCCCCGACCCCGGCGGAGACCCCGGCCCCGGCGGAGACCCCGGCCGCGGCGGAAGACGCGACCCCGGCGGAGAGTCCAACCGAAGCGGAAACCGGAGAGGCGCCCAAGGAATAG
- the ffh gene encoding signal recognition particle protein, with translation MFENLTDKLEQTFKRLRGHGRITEANVAESLREVRTALLEADVNFKVVKSFTDSVRSQAMGQDVLQSLTPDQQLIKIVREELIKILGGEAAQVDLKGRQPVVLMLVGLQGSGKTTTAVKLALHLKKQQKRAPYLVSADVYRPAAREQLRTLCDENGLPVYESGENDAPLDICRAAVDKANQRLCDVLIVDTAGRLQIDEEMMQELVEIRAALEPRNTILTVDAMIGQDAVNQAQGFNDALDLTGVVLTKMDGDARGGAALSVRSVVGKPVLYVGVGEKADALEPFFPDRMASRILGMGDVLSLIEKAEQAVDKKAAPKLEQRMRKGEFTLEDFQTQMQAIKKMGSIGSLLDMVPGGRKLTQQVDMGQAEKELKRVEAIINSMTLKERRNPALLNGSRRRRIADGSGTSVTDVNRLMKQYMEMRKMMQRMKKSGGKRRGLMNRLSTPFQ, from the coding sequence ATGTTCGAGAACCTCACCGACAAGCTGGAGCAGACTTTCAAGCGGCTGCGGGGGCACGGGCGGATCACCGAGGCCAACGTGGCGGAGTCGTTGCGCGAGGTGCGCACGGCGCTCTTGGAGGCGGACGTCAACTTCAAGGTGGTGAAGAGCTTCACGGACTCGGTCCGGTCCCAGGCCATGGGGCAGGACGTGCTCCAGAGCCTGACGCCGGACCAGCAGCTCATCAAGATCGTCCGGGAGGAGCTGATCAAGATCCTCGGCGGCGAGGCCGCGCAGGTGGACCTCAAGGGGCGGCAGCCGGTGGTGCTGATGCTGGTGGGGCTCCAGGGGTCGGGCAAGACTACCACCGCCGTGAAGCTGGCGCTGCACCTCAAGAAACAGCAGAAGCGCGCACCCTATCTCGTGTCGGCGGACGTGTACCGGCCGGCGGCGCGGGAGCAACTGCGCACCCTGTGTGACGAGAACGGGCTGCCGGTGTACGAATCGGGCGAGAACGACGCGCCGCTGGACATCTGCCGCGCCGCCGTGGACAAGGCGAACCAGCGGCTGTGCGACGTGCTGATCGTCGACACCGCCGGGCGGCTCCAGATCGACGAGGAGATGATGCAGGAGCTGGTGGAGATCCGCGCCGCGCTGGAGCCGCGCAACACCATCCTTACCGTCGACGCCATGATCGGCCAGGACGCGGTCAACCAGGCCCAGGGCTTCAACGACGCCCTCGACCTCACCGGCGTGGTCCTTACCAAGATGGACGGCGATGCCCGCGGCGGCGCCGCGCTCTCGGTGCGGTCGGTGGTGGGCAAGCCGGTGCTCTATGTCGGGGTCGGGGAGAAGGCGGACGCGCTGGAGCCCTTTTTCCCGGACCGCATGGCGTCGCGCATCTTGGGCATGGGCGACGTGTTGTCGCTGATCGAGAAGGCGGAACAGGCCGTCGACAAGAAGGCCGCGCCGAAGCTCGAGCAGCGCATGCGCAAGGGCGAGTTCACCCTGGAGGACTTCCAGACCCAGATGCAGGCCATCAAGAAGATGGGCTCCATCGGGAGCCTGCTGGACATGGTGCCCGGGGGCCGCAAGTTGACTCAGCAGGTGGACATGGGCCAGGCGGAGAAGGAACTCAAGCGGGTGGAGGCCATCATCAACTCCATGACGCTCAAGGAACGCCGCAACCCCGCGCTGCTGAACGGCAGCCGGCGCCGGCGCATCGCCGACGGAAGCGGCACCAGCGTGACGGACGTCAACCGGCTCATGAAGCAGTACATGGAGATGAGGAAGATGATGCAGCGGATGAAGAAGTCCGGCGGCAAGCGCCGCGGGCTCATGAACCGGTTGTCAACGCCGTTCCAATGA
- the groL gene encoding chaperonin GroEL (60 kDa chaperone family; promotes refolding of misfolded polypeptides especially under stressful conditions; forms two stacked rings of heptamers to form a barrel-shaped 14mer; ends can be capped by GroES; misfolded proteins enter the barrel where they are refolded when GroES binds) gives MAAKIVKFEQDAREAIVRGVNILADAVTVTLGPKGRNVVIDKSFGAPNVTKDGVTVAKEVELEDRFENMGAQMVKEVASKTSDVAGDGTTTATVLARQIFAEGLKMVVAGHDPMAIKRGIETAVEKVTESLKSLSKETKDPKEIAQVGTIAANNDPTIGEVIAEAMNKVGKEGVITVEEAKGLETSLEVVEGMQFDRGYLSPYFVTDPERMECVLDDCYLLIHEKKLSNMKDLLPVLEQIAKTGKPFVILAEDIEGEALATLVVNKIRGTLHCVAVKAPGFGDRRKAMMEDIAILTGGKLIAEELGIKLENVTLQDLGQAKRMVVDKENSTIVDGAGSKDDIEGRIKQIRAQIEETTSDYDREKLQERLAKLVGGVAVINVGAATEIEMKEKKARVEDALHATRAAVEEGIVPGGGVALLRSIPSLEGIEASDEEQVGINIVKRVLEEPLRRIANNAGIDGSIALQQVKASKGSMGLNAATETYEDLLKAGIIDPTKVVRTALQNAASIASLLLTTEAMVAEKPDDKPAMPAMPPGGGMGGMGGMGGMGGMM, from the coding sequence ATGGCAGCGAAAATCGTCAAGTTCGAGCAGGATGCCCGAGAAGCCATCGTCCGCGGCGTCAACATTCTGGCTGACGCGGTGACCGTGACGCTCGGCCCCAAGGGCCGGAACGTCGTCATCGACAAGTCTTTCGGCGCGCCCAACGTGACCAAGGACGGCGTCACCGTCGCCAAGGAAGTGGAGTTGGAAGACAGGTTCGAGAACATGGGCGCCCAGATGGTGAAGGAAGTCGCCAGCAAGACGTCCGACGTGGCCGGCGACGGCACCACCACGGCCACCGTGCTGGCGCGGCAGATCTTCGCCGAAGGGCTCAAGATGGTCGTGGCCGGACACGATCCCATGGCCATCAAGCGCGGCATCGAGACGGCCGTGGAAAAGGTCACCGAGTCCCTGAAGAGTCTGTCCAAGGAGACCAAGGACCCCAAGGAAATCGCCCAGGTGGGCACCATCGCGGCGAACAACGACCCCACCATCGGCGAGGTCATCGCCGAGGCCATGAACAAGGTCGGCAAGGAAGGCGTCATCACCGTGGAGGAGGCCAAGGGCCTGGAGACCTCCCTGGAGGTGGTGGAGGGCATGCAGTTCGACCGCGGCTACCTCTCCCCCTACTTCGTGACCGATCCGGAGCGCATGGAGTGCGTGCTGGACGACTGCTACCTGCTGATCCACGAGAAGAAGCTCTCCAACATGAAGGACCTGCTGCCGGTGCTGGAGCAGATCGCCAAGACCGGCAAGCCTTTCGTGATCCTCGCCGAGGACATCGAGGGCGAAGCCTTGGCCACCCTCGTGGTCAACAAGATCCGCGGCACGCTGCACTGCGTGGCGGTAAAGGCGCCGGGCTTCGGCGACCGCCGCAAGGCCATGATGGAAGACATCGCCATCCTGACCGGCGGCAAGCTTATCGCCGAGGAGCTGGGCATCAAGCTCGAGAACGTCACCCTGCAGGATCTCGGCCAGGCCAAGCGGATGGTGGTGGACAAGGAAAACTCCACCATCGTGGACGGCGCCGGCTCCAAGGACGACATCGAAGGGCGCATCAAGCAGATCCGCGCGCAGATCGAGGAGACCACCTCCGACTACGACCGTGAGAAGCTCCAGGAGCGGCTCGCCAAGCTCGTGGGCGGCGTCGCCGTCATCAACGTGGGCGCGGCCACCGAGATCGAGATGAAGGAGAAGAAGGCGCGCGTGGAGGACGCCCTGCACGCGACCCGCGCGGCGGTGGAGGAAGGCATCGTGCCGGGCGGCGGCGTGGCGCTGCTGCGCTCGATCCCGTCCCTCGAGGGTATCGAGGCCTCCGACGAGGAGCAGGTGGGCATCAACATCGTCAAGCGCGTGCTGGAAGAGCCGCTCCGCCGGATCGCCAACAACGCCGGCATCGACGGCTCCATCGCCCTCCAGCAGGTGAAGGCCAGCAAGGGCAGCATGGGCCTCAACGCCGCCACCGAGACCTACGAGGACTTGCTGAAGGCCGGCATCATCGACCCCACCAAGGTGGTACGGACGGCGCTGCAGAACGCCGCGTCCATCGCGAGCCTCCTGCTCACCACCGAGGCCATGGTCGCCGAGAAGCCCGACGACAAGCCCGCCATGCCCGCCATGCCTCCGGGCGGCGGCATGGGTGGAATGGGCGGCATGGGTGGAATGGGCGGCATGATGTAA
- the groES gene encoding co-chaperone GroES, whose translation MSIRPLQDRVIVKRIEEEEKTAGGIIIPDAAKEKPQEGQVVAVGKGKAEDGGKVTPLDVKVNDRVLFGKYAGTEITLDGEEHIIMREDDILGIVEQ comes from the coding sequence ATGAGCATCAGGCCCTTACAGGACCGGGTCATCGTCAAGCGGATCGAGGAAGAAGAGAAGACCGCGGGCGGCATCATCATCCCCGACGCGGCGAAGGAAAAGCCCCAAGAGGGTCAGGTCGTCGCGGTGGGCAAGGGCAAGGCCGAGGACGGCGGCAAGGTCACTCCGCTGGACGTGAAAGTGAACGACCGGGTGCTGTTCGGCAAGTACGCCGGCACCGAGATCACACTGGACGGCGAAGAGCACATCATCATGCGCGAGGACGACATCCTCGGCATCGTCGAGCAATAA
- a CDS encoding LD-carboxypeptidase, with translation MKLLKPPPLRPGDTIGVLAPAGAVYEDLLAKGVHALESRGFRVLLAEGILARKGYLAGSERQRAATLESFFLRDDIAAIFCARGGFGSIQLLPALDAELIRTHPKIFVGFSDVTALLNWMSQSCGIVAFHGPMVAVEFAGQLEGGVTSNFWDALTGKRRLWQIKGTGVLRGGNGPARGPLAGGCLSVLVTTLGTPYEIDTAGKIVFLEDVGERPYRIERMLTHLRMAGKLDGVAGVVTGAFNDCDTGAERDVTEVLADVFADAPYPVVTGLPCGHATPNTLLPIGLDAELDGRNGVLMLVEPATRAAC, from the coding sequence ATGAAACTCCTCAAACCGCCGCCCCTCAGGCCCGGCGACACCATCGGGGTCCTTGCCCCAGCCGGAGCCGTGTACGAGGACCTCCTGGCCAAGGGCGTCCACGCGCTGGAGTCGCGCGGGTTCCGTGTACTGCTCGCCGAGGGAATCCTCGCGCGCAAGGGCTACCTGGCCGGGAGCGAACGGCAGCGCGCGGCAACGCTGGAGAGCTTTTTCCTGCGGGACGACATCGCGGCCATCTTCTGCGCCCGCGGCGGGTTCGGCTCGATCCAGCTTCTGCCGGCTCTCGACGCCGAGCTCATTCGCACCCACCCCAAGATCTTCGTCGGCTTCAGCGACGTGACCGCCCTGCTCAACTGGATGTCCCAGAGCTGCGGCATCGTGGCCTTCCACGGGCCGATGGTCGCCGTCGAGTTCGCCGGTCAGCTCGAAGGCGGGGTGACCAGCAATTTCTGGGATGCGCTCACCGGAAAACGGCGGCTGTGGCAGATCAAGGGCACGGGCGTGCTGCGCGGCGGCAACGGACCGGCGCGGGGACCGTTGGCCGGAGGATGCCTCTCGGTGCTGGTGACCACTCTCGGGACGCCGTACGAGATCGATACCGCGGGGAAGATCGTTTTTCTGGAGGACGTGGGCGAGCGGCCCTACCGCATCGAACGCATGCTGACCCACCTGCGCATGGCGGGAAAGCTGGACGGCGTCGCCGGCGTGGTGACCGGCGCCTTCAACGACTGCGACACCGGCGCCGAGCGGGACGTCACCGAGGTCCTGGCCGACGTTTTCGCCGACGCTCCCTACCCAGTGGTGACGGGTCTGCCCTGCGGCCACGCCACCCCGAACACACTGCTTCCCATCGGGCTCGACGCCGAGCTGGACGGCCGCAACGGCGTGCTGATGCTGGTGGAACCCGCGACCCGGGCGGCGTGCTGA
- a CDS encoding serine hydrolase, whose translation MRAARHVGQGHGARAWRALDATCRRGVSEGVAPGIVMLVGNSHEILFHRAYGSRALVPTRLPMLPDTVFDVASLTKPIATTTAMMLLARDGRVRLDDPVSAVVPEFSEGAKSAVTFRQLLNHTSGLPAWKPYYEAAPHVVPAPLTSGTVPVSGSVRPVPGSAHPVSGIPAKAAVSKPMRHSPPESSFPRKRESRGGEAGKRFSSAPPPPLDSRFRGNDDSEGWRHRVHAEPLVAAPGDKACYSDLGFILLGEAVERLTGTSLDRFCGDEIFGPLGLSATFFVDLDASCHRARPSAVHTLAATEDCPWRGRILCGDVHDDNAFAMGGVAGHAGLFSSAPDIHRFLRFLGRCREDGEPDFLPGAIVREFLEAERPLPGQTHVLGWDTPSPRGSSSGARFSARTVGHLGFTGTSMWWDMERDVHVILLTNRVHPSRDNDAIREFRPRVHDAAMEALVS comes from the coding sequence ATGCGGGCGGCGCGCCACGTCGGCCAAGGGCACGGCGCGCGAGCGTGGCGCGCGCTCGACGCGACCTGCCGGCGAGGCGTGTCCGAAGGCGTTGCGCCCGGCATCGTGATGCTGGTGGGCAACAGCCACGAAATCCTCTTTCATCGCGCCTACGGCAGCCGGGCGCTGGTCCCCACGCGGTTGCCGATGCTGCCCGACACCGTGTTCGACGTAGCCTCGCTCACAAAGCCCATCGCCACCACCACCGCCATGATGCTGCTGGCGCGGGATGGGCGGGTGCGCTTGGATGACCCGGTGAGCGCCGTCGTCCCCGAGTTCAGCGAAGGCGCCAAGTCCGCGGTGACGTTCCGCCAACTCCTGAACCACACGTCGGGCCTTCCGGCATGGAAGCCATACTACGAGGCCGCGCCGCACGTCGTTCCCGCCCCTCTCACCAGCGGCACAGTTCCCGTCTCCGGCAGCGTCCGCCCTGTCCCCGGCAGTGCCCACCCTGTCTCCGGCATTCCCGCGAAAGCGGCTGTGTCAAAACCGATGAGGCACAGCCCCCCCGAGTCGTCATTCCCGCGGAAGCGGGAATCCAGGGGTGGCGAGGCGGGGAAACGCTTCAGTAGTGCCCCACCACCGCCCCTGGATTCCCGCTTCCGCGGGAATGACGACTCGGAGGGGTGGCGCCATCGAGTCCATGCGGAACCGCTGGTAGCCGCGCCCGGGGACAAGGCTTGTTACAGCGACCTCGGGTTCATCCTCCTGGGAGAGGCCGTCGAGCGACTCACCGGCACCTCCTTGGACCGGTTCTGCGGTGACGAGATCTTCGGGCCGCTCGGGTTGTCGGCGACTTTCTTTGTAGACCTGGACGCCTCTTGTCATCGGGCGCGGCCCTCGGCCGTCCACACCCTCGCCGCCACCGAGGACTGCCCCTGGCGCGGGAGGATCCTCTGCGGCGACGTGCATGACGACAATGCCTTTGCCATGGGCGGCGTGGCCGGCCACGCCGGGCTGTTCTCATCGGCACCGGACATCCACCGTTTCCTGCGCTTTCTCGGCCGCTGCCGCGAAGACGGCGAGCCGGACTTCCTGCCCGGCGCCATCGTGCGCGAGTTCCTGGAAGCGGAGCGGCCTCTCCCCGGACAGACCCACGTGCTGGGTTGGGACACGCCGTCGCCGCGGGGCTCCTCCAGCGGCGCCCGCTTCTCCGCCCGCACCGTCGGTCACCTGGGCTTCACCGGCACCTCCATGTGGTGGGACATGGAGCGCGACGTCCACGTCATTCTGCTGACCAACCGGGTTCACCCTTCGCGTGACAACGACGCCATCCGGGAGTTCCGCCCGCGTGTGCACGACGCGGCCATGGAGGCGCTGGTCTCATGA
- the mpl gene encoding UDP-N-acetylmuramate:L-alanyl-gamma-D-glutamyl-meso-diaminopimelate ligase, with the protein MIPDLRPGAHVHFVAVCGVGTGSLAGLLRERGYRVTGSDENVYPPMSTFLEGIGIDIMPGFSEAHVAERPDLVVIGNAVSRGNPEAEAVLRQGIPYVSLPQALGRFLIDDKRSVVVAGTHGKTTTTSLMSWVLVAAGLDPSFFIGGIPVNFSSGFRCGNGPWVVMEGDEYDSAFFDKGPKFLHYQPERVILTSLEFDHADIYRDLDHVKDAFRRLVEIIAPGGGLLVCDEAVHARDLLDGATCPVLSYGVGESADWRAMDVRAAGGRMTFTPCYNGAAEGAVEVPLIGRHNAKNALAVYATAREIGLSPSVVRSAMASFRGVRRRQETVGEAAGVLVIDDFAHHPTAVADTIAAVREAWPGRRLWAVFEPRSQTSRRRVFLTEFTRALARADRVVLPDLYHPEKIPEEERLAPAELVHCINRHRGDRAACHLAGVDEIAAVVVRDAVEGDVVLVMSNGSFGDLPHKIVAGLGRRES; encoded by the coding sequence ATGATCCCGGACCTGCGCCCCGGAGCGCACGTTCATTTCGTCGCCGTCTGTGGCGTCGGCACCGGCTCCCTGGCCGGCCTGCTGCGAGAGCGGGGCTACCGCGTCACCGGCTCGGACGAGAACGTATATCCGCCCATGAGCACCTTCCTGGAAGGCATCGGCATCGACATCATGCCCGGCTTCAGCGAGGCCCACGTGGCCGAGCGTCCCGACCTGGTGGTCATCGGCAACGCCGTCTCCCGAGGCAACCCCGAGGCCGAGGCGGTGCTGCGCCAGGGCATCCCTTACGTGTCCCTGCCCCAGGCCCTGGGCCGGTTCCTCATCGACGACAAGCGCTCGGTGGTGGTGGCCGGCACCCACGGCAAGACCACCACCACCTCGTTGATGTCCTGGGTGCTGGTGGCAGCCGGGCTGGACCCGAGCTTCTTCATCGGCGGGATCCCGGTGAACTTCTCCAGCGGCTTCCGCTGCGGCAACGGACCGTGGGTGGTGATGGAGGGGGACGAGTACGACAGCGCCTTTTTCGACAAGGGGCCCAAGTTCCTTCACTACCAACCTGAACGGGTGATCCTCACGAGCCTGGAGTTCGACCACGCGGACATCTACCGGGATCTCGATCACGTGAAGGACGCCTTCCGGCGCCTGGTGGAGATCATCGCGCCCGGCGGCGGCCTGCTGGTGTGCGACGAGGCCGTCCATGCCCGGGATCTCCTGGACGGCGCCACCTGTCCGGTGCTGTCCTACGGCGTCGGCGAGTCGGCCGACTGGCGGGCCATGGACGTCCGGGCCGCCGGAGGCCGGATGACCTTCACTCCTTGCTACAACGGCGCCGCCGAAGGCGCGGTGGAGGTGCCGTTGATCGGCCGCCACAACGCCAAGAACGCGCTGGCGGTCTACGCCACCGCCAGGGAGATCGGCTTGAGCCCGTCCGTGGTCCGCTCGGCCATGGCGAGCTTCCGCGGCGTGCGGCGGCGGCAGGAGACCGTCGGCGAGGCGGCCGGCGTCCTCGTCATCGACGACTTCGCCCACCACCCCACCGCGGTGGCGGACACCATCGCCGCGGTGCGGGAGGCCTGGCCCGGGCGGCGGCTCTGGGCCGTCTTCGAGCCCCGCAGCCAGACCAGCCGCCGGCGGGTCTTCCTCACGGAGTTTACCCGGGCGCTGGCGCGGGCCGATCGTGTCGTCCTCCCCGACCTCTACCACCCTGAAAAGATCCCCGAGGAGGAGCGCCTCGCCCCCGCGGAACTGGTGCACTGCATCAACAGGCACCGGGGAGACCGGGCCGCGTGCCATCTCGCCGGGGTGGACGAAATCGCCGCGGTGGTGGTCCGGGATGCGGTGGAGGGGGACGTGGTCCTGGTAATGTCCAACGGCAGCTTCGGCGACCTGCCGCACAAGATCGTGGCCGGACTCGGGCGGCGGGAATCTTGA
- a CDS encoding iron-sulfur cluster assembly accessory protein — protein sequence MENDVNKLRLTDSAIAHVKKIREREKLAGRGLRVSVMPGGCSGYSYKLDFDDGPKAEDVVLDMGGLQVYVETAILQQLEGTVIDYVSELQGASFRFSNPNATGTCGCGTSFSA from the coding sequence GTGGAAAATGACGTCAACAAACTTCGCCTGACCGATTCCGCCATCGCCCACGTCAAGAAGATCCGCGAACGGGAGAAGCTCGCCGGCCGGGGACTGCGGGTGTCCGTGATGCCGGGAGGATGTTCCGGCTACTCCTACAAGCTGGATTTCGACGACGGCCCCAAGGCCGAGGACGTGGTGCTCGACATGGGAGGCCTGCAGGTCTACGTGGAGACGGCCATCCTGCAACAGCTCGAAGGGACGGTCATCGACTACGTGAGCGAGCTTCAGGGCGCCAGCTTCCGTTTCTCCAATCCTAACGCCACGGGCACCTGCGGGTGCGGCACCTCCTTTTCGGCCTGA